One Methylocapsa sp. D3K7 DNA window includes the following coding sequences:
- a CDS encoding bifunctional [glutamine synthetase] adenylyltransferase/[glutamine synthetase]-adenylyl-L-tyrosine phosphorylase: MSDAAPGPEVAPPLWQRICTAPQLSDGRRAGSRLAEFLEWSEDAELQKLAGQPNVRALLLALADHSPFLWRLATADVPRLGRCLASDPETVLAACLATCEKAEASAGSDAAIMRALRLAKQESALLIALADLGGAFDVIATTGALSRAADTFISVALRHVLREAGRAGRLRLADGDDIETGCGLVILALGKLGARELNYSSDVDIVVFFDPECASITGTVDPATLFSRLTKGIVRLLQERTPDGYVERVDLRLRPDPGSTAVAIALPTAYSYYESLGQNWERAAFIKARPVAGNKALGETFLANLMPFIWRKYFDYAAIADIAAMKRQIHASRGHGEIAVAGHDVKLGRGGIREIEFFVQTQQLIFGGKRPRLRGSRTLDMLEQLGNEGWVTQDAVADLRASYLFLREIEHRLQMVDDEQTQRLPSDEDTLGRFARFCGYAQKRRFCSEVTHRLRLVSHHYERLFEHSPRLDVAAGSLVFTGATEDPETLETLLRLGFKQAALAVETIRGWHFGRRPAVRGARAREILTELVPLLLQAFSRSGDPDAALAGLDAALAGMPAAAELFLVLKSNPPICELFGEILGGAPRLARTIISHPHVLDAAIDPDVLRAPLDEDAFSQRASQILRHKFETEEFLDALRDFAQEELFPIGLRLWSGMIEPSGAALAYSALAASIVETALAHVERDFSREHGKVPGGRLTVLALGKLGSREMTAASDLDLILIYDFDAARPESEGSRPLHAVQYYTRLVQRLISALTVATRRGRLYDVDMRLRPSGGKGPLATQYSSFAGYQATEAETWEHMVLTRARPVAGDKALGVQTCDAIRAVLTRQRGDGLRKDVHDMRRLIAKEKGEQDPWDLKLAAGGLIDIEFLAQYLLLRHAHAEPSLVCVSPLAVIEAAARIGKLNAEDARCVTSAYRLLTDVTQILRLTLDMGTSPREANEAVRRRLSRAAGEPDLSALESRLSDTRADVRAVFDKILLAR; encoded by the coding sequence ATGAGCGATGCCGCGCCCGGCCCCGAAGTGGCGCCGCCGCTCTGGCAGCGCATTTGTACCGCGCCGCAGCTGTCCGATGGACGCCGCGCCGGGTCTCGCCTCGCCGAGTTTCTCGAGTGGTCCGAGGATGCCGAGTTGCAAAAACTCGCCGGACAGCCGAATGTCCGCGCCCTTCTCTTGGCACTCGCCGATCATTCGCCGTTTCTCTGGCGCCTCGCGACGGCCGATGTCCCACGGCTCGGACGATGTCTTGCCTCTGATCCAGAGACTGTGCTTGCCGCTTGTCTTGCCACCTGTGAAAAAGCCGAGGCGAGCGCCGGGAGCGATGCCGCGATCATGCGCGCGCTGCGCCTTGCGAAGCAAGAGAGTGCACTTCTGATTGCACTGGCAGATCTTGGCGGCGCCTTCGACGTGATCGCGACGACGGGGGCGCTGTCGCGCGCAGCCGATACATTTATCTCGGTGGCCTTGCGGCATGTGCTGCGCGAAGCCGGAAGGGCTGGCCGGCTGCGTCTCGCCGATGGGGATGATATCGAGACCGGTTGCGGGCTGGTCATTCTGGCGCTTGGCAAGCTTGGCGCGCGCGAACTCAACTATTCGAGCGATGTCGATATCGTTGTCTTTTTCGATCCCGAATGCGCGTCGATTACCGGAACCGTGGATCCGGCGACGCTCTTTTCCCGCCTCACCAAGGGGATCGTGCGGCTGCTCCAGGAGCGGACGCCGGACGGCTATGTCGAGCGCGTCGATTTGCGCTTGCGTCCCGACCCAGGATCGACAGCGGTCGCGATCGCGCTGCCGACGGCTTATTCCTATTACGAAAGTCTTGGCCAGAACTGGGAACGCGCGGCCTTCATCAAGGCGCGCCCGGTTGCCGGCAACAAAGCACTCGGCGAGACGTTTCTCGCCAATCTCATGCCGTTCATCTGGCGGAAATATTTCGATTATGCCGCGATTGCCGACATCGCCGCGATGAAGCGGCAAATTCATGCCTCAAGGGGTCATGGCGAGATTGCGGTCGCCGGTCACGATGTAAAATTGGGGCGCGGCGGCATTCGCGAAATTGAGTTTTTCGTGCAGACCCAACAGCTGATTTTCGGCGGTAAGCGGCCGCGCCTGCGAGGATCGCGCACCCTCGACATGCTGGAGCAACTTGGCAACGAGGGCTGGGTGACGCAGGACGCGGTCGCCGACTTGCGGGCGTCCTATCTGTTCCTGCGGGAGATCGAACACCGGTTGCAAATGGTCGACGATGAGCAAACTCAGCGGTTGCCGTCCGACGAAGACACGTTGGGGCGCTTCGCGAGATTTTGCGGCTATGCGCAAAAACGCCGCTTTTGCAGCGAAGTGACGCATCGCCTGCGGCTTGTCTCGCATCATTATGAGCGCTTGTTTGAACATTCGCCAAGACTCGATGTCGCGGCTGGCAGCTTGGTTTTCACGGGCGCCACGGAGGATCCCGAGACGCTCGAAACATTGCTGCGTTTGGGCTTCAAACAAGCGGCCCTTGCCGTCGAAACCATCCGGGGTTGGCATTTTGGCCGCCGCCCCGCCGTGCGCGGCGCGCGAGCAAGGGAAATCCTGACCGAATTGGTCCCCTTGCTCTTGCAAGCCTTCTCCCGGTCGGGCGATCCCGACGCCGCGCTTGCTGGTTTGGATGCCGCGCTTGCCGGAATGCCAGCAGCCGCCGAACTGTTTTTGGTGCTGAAATCCAATCCTCCGATTTGTGAGTTGTTCGGAGAAATTCTTGGCGGCGCCCCACGGCTTGCCCGCACCATCATCAGCCATCCGCATGTGCTCGATGCGGCGATCGATCCTGATGTCCTCAGGGCTCCGCTCGACGAAGACGCGTTCTCCCAGCGGGCCAGTCAGATCCTCCGCCACAAATTCGAAACCGAGGAATTCCTCGACGCGCTGCGCGATTTCGCGCAGGAGGAATTGTTCCCCATTGGTCTGCGGCTGTGGTCCGGCATGATCGAGCCTTCCGGCGCTGCGCTTGCTTATTCCGCCTTGGCGGCGAGCATTGTCGAAACTGCTCTTGCCCATGTCGAACGCGATTTTTCCCGCGAGCATGGAAAAGTGCCGGGTGGCAGGCTGACAGTTTTGGCACTCGGCAAGCTTGGTTCGCGCGAGATGACGGCGGCCTCCGATCTCGATCTCATTCTAATTTACGATTTCGATGCCGCGCGGCCGGAGTCGGAGGGTTCGCGGCCTCTTCATGCGGTGCAATATTATACAAGGCTGGTCCAGCGTCTGATCTCGGCCCTGACCGTCGCGACGCGGCGCGGACGGCTCTATGATGTCGATATGCGGCTGCGGCCTTCCGGCGGCAAAGGGCCGCTGGCGACCCAATACTCAAGTTTCGCGGGATACCAAGCCACGGAAGCCGAAACCTGGGAACATATGGTGCTCACGCGGGCGCGGCCGGTCGCTGGCGACAAAGCGCTTGGCGTACAAACCTGCGACGCCATACGTGCCGTGCTCACGCGCCAGCGCGGCGACGGGTTGCGAAAAGATGTTCATGATATGCGCCGCCTGATCGCCAAGGAGAAGGGCGAGCAGGATCCTTGGGATCTCAAGCTTGCGGCCGGGGGGCTGATCGACATTGAATTCTTGGCCCAATATCTGTTGCTGCGCCATGCCCATGCCGAGCCAAGCCTGGTGTGCGTTTCGCCCTTGGCCGTGATCGAGGCGGCGGCGCGGATCGGAAAGCTCAATGCCGAAGATGCGCGCTGCGTCACGAGCGCCTATCGGTTGCTGACGGATGTGACGCAAATCCTGCGGTTGACCTTGGATATGGGAACAAGCCCGCGCGAGGCGAATGAAGCGGTGAGGCGGCGCCTTTCCAGAGCCGCCGGTGAGCCGGATTTGAGCGCGCTCGAAAGCCGTCTCAGCGATACCCGCGCGGATGTGCGTGCTGTCTTCGACAAGATTCTTTTAGCGCGATAA